A region of Toxorhynchites rutilus septentrionalis strain SRP chromosome 1, ASM2978413v1, whole genome shotgun sequence DNA encodes the following proteins:
- the LOC129762827 gene encoding sodium-independent sulfate anion transporter-like isoform X2 yields the protein MSRTSSDGQLDKVNIKSASVYNIHGLASSQASLGIPPIHKDVPGYRGSNEFILSDDSKSAMDHIREIGPWCRRKYKNIFRKKILYKRVPVLNWLPKYTADDAIGDFVAGLTVGLTVIPQALAYSSIAGLPAAYGLYGSFVGCFVYIFLGSCKDVPMGPTAIASLLTFQACKGIWQRAVLLCFLSGIIELLMGVFGLGFLIDFVSGPVSSGFTSAAALIILSSQVKDLLGITAKGNTFVEQWTAILDDIHNTQLGDAVMGFTCIIVLLLMRLLPRLKAGPPDTEDQMLFQKIINKSLWLIGTARNAIIVIVCGAIGASFYNSGAVPFKMIGEVPSGLPAVQLPPFSVPEITNEEGVVIQQYEGFGDMLSNLGSMLIVVPLIALLEDIAICKAFADGKSVDATQELIAIGTSNIANSFVQGYPGTGALSRGAVNNASGVRTPFGGIYTGILVILALLFFTPYFFYIPKAALAAIIIAAVIFMVEVRVVKPMWRSKKSDLVPGIAAFIACLALPIEYGILVGIGLNILFILYHAARPKIHMDQLITPCGIKYLMLTPDRSLIFPSSDFVRNLINKHGLKNQTPVVIDCTHIYGADFTAAQVIDTLIKDFKSRNQMLLFLNLKPSVCNVFEGADLEYRVFYDLEQLDRAIQEIRRKSFQA from the exons TATCCGACGACAGCAAATCCGCTATGGATCACATTCGCGAGATTGGACCATGGTGCCGACGGAAGTATAAAAACATATTTCGGAAGAAAATTCTGTACAAGCGTGTCCCGGTGCTGAACTGGCTGCCAAAATACACCGCTGATGATGCCATTGGTGATTTTGTGGCCGGCCTTACCGTAGGCCTGACGGTGATTCCCCAAGCACTGGCCTACAGCAGTATCGCAGGTCTTCCTGCGGCG TACGGTCTTTACGGTTCTTTCGTGGGTTGTTTCGTGTACATCTTTTTGGGCTCGTGCAAGGATGTCCCGATGGGACCAACAGCGATTGCATCTCTGCTCACTTTCCAAGCCTGCAAAGGAATATGGCAACGGGCTGTTCTGTTGTGCTTCCTGAGTGGTATAATCGAACTGCTAATGGGAGTTTTTGGGCTTGGATTTCTAATAGACTTTGTGTCCGGACCCGTAAGCTCTGGATTTACTTCTGCTGCCGCGTTGATTATTCTCAGCTCACAAGTCAAAGATTTGCTTGGGATCACGGCGAAGGGTAATACCTTCGTGGAGCAGTGGACCGCCATTCTGGACGACATTCACAACACACAGCTTGGTGATGCTGTCATGGGTTTCACGTGTATCATTGTTCTGCTCCTGATGAGGCTGCTGCCGCGGCTAAAAGCGGGACCCCCAGACACGGAAGATCAGATGCTCTTCCAGAAGATCATCAACAAATCGTTGTGGTTGATTGGTACGGCTAGGAATGCCATTATTGTGATTGTATGTGGAGCTATCGGTGCTAGTTTTTACAACAGTGGAGCGGTGCCTTTCAAAATGATTGGGGAAGTTCCAAGTGGTCTACCGGCAGTCCAGTTACCACCGTTCTCAGTTCCCGAAATAACGAACGAAGAAGGAGTTGTGATCCAGCAGTACGAAGGGTTTGGTGATATGTTGAGCAACCTCGGCTCGATGTTGATCGTCGTTCCATTGATTGCTCTCCTGGAGGACATCGCCATTTGCAAGGCTTTTG ccgacGGAAAATCCGTAGACGCTACCCAGGAGCTAATCGCGATCGGCACATCCAATATCGCTAACTCATTCGTGCAAGGATATCCCGGAACAGGAGCACTATCTCGAGGGGCTGTCAACAACGCCAGTGGCGTCCGAACTCCGTTCGGTGGCATCTACACAGGAATTCTGGTTATCCTAGCGTTACTTTTCTTCACACCCTACTTCTTCTACATCCCAAAGGCAGCCCTGGCTGCCATTATCATAGCCGCCGTAATATTCATGGTCGAGGTGCGTGTTGTGAAGCCCATGTGGCGGAGCAAAAAATCGGACCTGGTTCCCGGAATCGCTGCCTTCATCGCTTGTCTGGCGCTACCAATTGAGTACGGCATTCTTGTTGGCATAGGCCTTAACATCTTGTTCATCTTGTACCACGCTGCCCGACCGAAGATCCACATGGATCAACTGATTACCCCTTGTGGAATCAAGTACCTCATGTTAACTCCGGATCGCAGTCTGATTTTCCCGTCTTCCGACTTTGTGCGAAATTTGATCAACAAACACGGGTTGAAGAACCAAACTCCGGTAGTGATAGATTGCACGCACATTTACGGTGCGGATTTCACAGCCGCTCAGGTCATCGATACACTCATCAAGGACTTCAAGAGTCGGAACCAGATGCTGCTGTTTCTGAATCTCAAACCCTCGGTGTGCAACGTATTCGAGGGGGCGGATCTTGAGTATCGGGTCTTCTACGATCTCGAGCAGCTGGATAGGGCGATTCAGGAAATCCGAAGGAAGAGCTTCCAAGCCTAG
- the LOC129762827 gene encoding sodium-independent sulfate anion transporter-like isoform X1 has translation MDLKIPRIEVRRTSSDGQLDKVNIKSASVYNIHGLASSQASLGIPPIHKDVPGYRGSNEFILSDDSKSAMDHIREIGPWCRRKYKNIFRKKILYKRVPVLNWLPKYTADDAIGDFVAGLTVGLTVIPQALAYSSIAGLPAAYGLYGSFVGCFVYIFLGSCKDVPMGPTAIASLLTFQACKGIWQRAVLLCFLSGIIELLMGVFGLGFLIDFVSGPVSSGFTSAAALIILSSQVKDLLGITAKGNTFVEQWTAILDDIHNTQLGDAVMGFTCIIVLLLMRLLPRLKAGPPDTEDQMLFQKIINKSLWLIGTARNAIIVIVCGAIGASFYNSGAVPFKMIGEVPSGLPAVQLPPFSVPEITNEEGVVIQQYEGFGDMLSNLGSMLIVVPLIALLEDIAICKAFADGKSVDATQELIAIGTSNIANSFVQGYPGTGALSRGAVNNASGVRTPFGGIYTGILVILALLFFTPYFFYIPKAALAAIIIAAVIFMVEVRVVKPMWRSKKSDLVPGIAAFIACLALPIEYGILVGIGLNILFILYHAARPKIHMDQLITPCGIKYLMLTPDRSLIFPSSDFVRNLINKHGLKNQTPVVIDCTHIYGADFTAAQVIDTLIKDFKSRNQMLLFLNLKPSVCNVFEGADLEYRVFYDLEQLDRAIQEIRRKSFQA, from the exons TATCCGACGACAGCAAATCCGCTATGGATCACATTCGCGAGATTGGACCATGGTGCCGACGGAAGTATAAAAACATATTTCGGAAGAAAATTCTGTACAAGCGTGTCCCGGTGCTGAACTGGCTGCCAAAATACACCGCTGATGATGCCATTGGTGATTTTGTGGCCGGCCTTACCGTAGGCCTGACGGTGATTCCCCAAGCACTGGCCTACAGCAGTATCGCAGGTCTTCCTGCGGCG TACGGTCTTTACGGTTCTTTCGTGGGTTGTTTCGTGTACATCTTTTTGGGCTCGTGCAAGGATGTCCCGATGGGACCAACAGCGATTGCATCTCTGCTCACTTTCCAAGCCTGCAAAGGAATATGGCAACGGGCTGTTCTGTTGTGCTTCCTGAGTGGTATAATCGAACTGCTAATGGGAGTTTTTGGGCTTGGATTTCTAATAGACTTTGTGTCCGGACCCGTAAGCTCTGGATTTACTTCTGCTGCCGCGTTGATTATTCTCAGCTCACAAGTCAAAGATTTGCTTGGGATCACGGCGAAGGGTAATACCTTCGTGGAGCAGTGGACCGCCATTCTGGACGACATTCACAACACACAGCTTGGTGATGCTGTCATGGGTTTCACGTGTATCATTGTTCTGCTCCTGATGAGGCTGCTGCCGCGGCTAAAAGCGGGACCCCCAGACACGGAAGATCAGATGCTCTTCCAGAAGATCATCAACAAATCGTTGTGGTTGATTGGTACGGCTAGGAATGCCATTATTGTGATTGTATGTGGAGCTATCGGTGCTAGTTTTTACAACAGTGGAGCGGTGCCTTTCAAAATGATTGGGGAAGTTCCAAGTGGTCTACCGGCAGTCCAGTTACCACCGTTCTCAGTTCCCGAAATAACGAACGAAGAAGGAGTTGTGATCCAGCAGTACGAAGGGTTTGGTGATATGTTGAGCAACCTCGGCTCGATGTTGATCGTCGTTCCATTGATTGCTCTCCTGGAGGACATCGCCATTTGCAAGGCTTTTG ccgacGGAAAATCCGTAGACGCTACCCAGGAGCTAATCGCGATCGGCACATCCAATATCGCTAACTCATTCGTGCAAGGATATCCCGGAACAGGAGCACTATCTCGAGGGGCTGTCAACAACGCCAGTGGCGTCCGAACTCCGTTCGGTGGCATCTACACAGGAATTCTGGTTATCCTAGCGTTACTTTTCTTCACACCCTACTTCTTCTACATCCCAAAGGCAGCCCTGGCTGCCATTATCATAGCCGCCGTAATATTCATGGTCGAGGTGCGTGTTGTGAAGCCCATGTGGCGGAGCAAAAAATCGGACCTGGTTCCCGGAATCGCTGCCTTCATCGCTTGTCTGGCGCTACCAATTGAGTACGGCATTCTTGTTGGCATAGGCCTTAACATCTTGTTCATCTTGTACCACGCTGCCCGACCGAAGATCCACATGGATCAACTGATTACCCCTTGTGGAATCAAGTACCTCATGTTAACTCCGGATCGCAGTCTGATTTTCCCGTCTTCCGACTTTGTGCGAAATTTGATCAACAAACACGGGTTGAAGAACCAAACTCCGGTAGTGATAGATTGCACGCACATTTACGGTGCGGATTTCACAGCCGCTCAGGTCATCGATACACTCATCAAGGACTTCAAGAGTCGGAACCAGATGCTGCTGTTTCTGAATCTCAAACCCTCGGTGTGCAACGTATTCGAGGGGGCGGATCTTGAGTATCGGGTCTTCTACGATCTCGAGCAGCTGGATAGGGCGATTCAGGAAATCCGAAGGAAGAGCTTCCAAGCCTAG
- the LOC129762827 gene encoding sodium-independent sulfate anion transporter-like isoform X3: protein MDHIREIGPWCRRKYKNIFRKKILYKRVPVLNWLPKYTADDAIGDFVAGLTVGLTVIPQALAYSSIAGLPAAYGLYGSFVGCFVYIFLGSCKDVPMGPTAIASLLTFQACKGIWQRAVLLCFLSGIIELLMGVFGLGFLIDFVSGPVSSGFTSAAALIILSSQVKDLLGITAKGNTFVEQWTAILDDIHNTQLGDAVMGFTCIIVLLLMRLLPRLKAGPPDTEDQMLFQKIINKSLWLIGTARNAIIVIVCGAIGASFYNSGAVPFKMIGEVPSGLPAVQLPPFSVPEITNEEGVVIQQYEGFGDMLSNLGSMLIVVPLIALLEDIAICKAFADGKSVDATQELIAIGTSNIANSFVQGYPGTGALSRGAVNNASGVRTPFGGIYTGILVILALLFFTPYFFYIPKAALAAIIIAAVIFMVEVRVVKPMWRSKKSDLVPGIAAFIACLALPIEYGILVGIGLNILFILYHAARPKIHMDQLITPCGIKYLMLTPDRSLIFPSSDFVRNLINKHGLKNQTPVVIDCTHIYGADFTAAQVIDTLIKDFKSRNQMLLFLNLKPSVCNVFEGADLEYRVFYDLEQLDRAIQEIRRKSFQA from the exons ATGGATCACATTCGCGAGATTGGACCATGGTGCCGACGGAAGTATAAAAACATATTTCGGAAGAAAATTCTGTACAAGCGTGTCCCGGTGCTGAACTGGCTGCCAAAATACACCGCTGATGATGCCATTGGTGATTTTGTGGCCGGCCTTACCGTAGGCCTGACGGTGATTCCCCAAGCACTGGCCTACAGCAGTATCGCAGGTCTTCCTGCGGCG TACGGTCTTTACGGTTCTTTCGTGGGTTGTTTCGTGTACATCTTTTTGGGCTCGTGCAAGGATGTCCCGATGGGACCAACAGCGATTGCATCTCTGCTCACTTTCCAAGCCTGCAAAGGAATATGGCAACGGGCTGTTCTGTTGTGCTTCCTGAGTGGTATAATCGAACTGCTAATGGGAGTTTTTGGGCTTGGATTTCTAATAGACTTTGTGTCCGGACCCGTAAGCTCTGGATTTACTTCTGCTGCCGCGTTGATTATTCTCAGCTCACAAGTCAAAGATTTGCTTGGGATCACGGCGAAGGGTAATACCTTCGTGGAGCAGTGGACCGCCATTCTGGACGACATTCACAACACACAGCTTGGTGATGCTGTCATGGGTTTCACGTGTATCATTGTTCTGCTCCTGATGAGGCTGCTGCCGCGGCTAAAAGCGGGACCCCCAGACACGGAAGATCAGATGCTCTTCCAGAAGATCATCAACAAATCGTTGTGGTTGATTGGTACGGCTAGGAATGCCATTATTGTGATTGTATGTGGAGCTATCGGTGCTAGTTTTTACAACAGTGGAGCGGTGCCTTTCAAAATGATTGGGGAAGTTCCAAGTGGTCTACCGGCAGTCCAGTTACCACCGTTCTCAGTTCCCGAAATAACGAACGAAGAAGGAGTTGTGATCCAGCAGTACGAAGGGTTTGGTGATATGTTGAGCAACCTCGGCTCGATGTTGATCGTCGTTCCATTGATTGCTCTCCTGGAGGACATCGCCATTTGCAAGGCTTTTG ccgacGGAAAATCCGTAGACGCTACCCAGGAGCTAATCGCGATCGGCACATCCAATATCGCTAACTCATTCGTGCAAGGATATCCCGGAACAGGAGCACTATCTCGAGGGGCTGTCAACAACGCCAGTGGCGTCCGAACTCCGTTCGGTGGCATCTACACAGGAATTCTGGTTATCCTAGCGTTACTTTTCTTCACACCCTACTTCTTCTACATCCCAAAGGCAGCCCTGGCTGCCATTATCATAGCCGCCGTAATATTCATGGTCGAGGTGCGTGTTGTGAAGCCCATGTGGCGGAGCAAAAAATCGGACCTGGTTCCCGGAATCGCTGCCTTCATCGCTTGTCTGGCGCTACCAATTGAGTACGGCATTCTTGTTGGCATAGGCCTTAACATCTTGTTCATCTTGTACCACGCTGCCCGACCGAAGATCCACATGGATCAACTGATTACCCCTTGTGGAATCAAGTACCTCATGTTAACTCCGGATCGCAGTCTGATTTTCCCGTCTTCCGACTTTGTGCGAAATTTGATCAACAAACACGGGTTGAAGAACCAAACTCCGGTAGTGATAGATTGCACGCACATTTACGGTGCGGATTTCACAGCCGCTCAGGTCATCGATACACTCATCAAGGACTTCAAGAGTCGGAACCAGATGCTGCTGTTTCTGAATCTCAAACCCTCGGTGTGCAACGTATTCGAGGGGGCGGATCTTGAGTATCGGGTCTTCTACGATCTCGAGCAGCTGGATAGGGCGATTCAGGAAATCCGAAGGAAGAGCTTCCAAGCCTAG
- the LOC129761446 gene encoding uncharacterized protein LOC129761446: MQIYNDRIPRRRTLRILRVVVDCNLNFQHHFHEVKKSCATRLNLIKTISKPHRSNNRTIRLRVAKAIINSRLTYSLEVTCLARDKLIKTLSPVYNNALRIISGLLPSTPAASVCAEIAEPPFDIFVDAAIVSRTASFLAKTSGDKETHLTVLTNEILQQVTHSNLPSIAKQLWFGTNDWRLPVVQVDDTIRNNFRAGASSAGLKQTFVELVSRKYHNYEIRYTDGSKGMQGFGFGVSGHNNSLISSKKLVDICQVFSAGVAGIFEAATIPSSKSILIVTDSASVIDAVGAAITRHPWIQAIRRYLLPDTVLMWVPGHSDIAGNEAADRFAGIGHLGQLLTRKVPLDDIRLWIANTFKIFWAKKWSVEATLFFRRIKGFITRFEDVKTMRQQRILSRLRTGHCNMSHNFNRGPFHPLCNLCEVRNSVEHILCICPKYENLRNLHGISGSIRDVLGDDPSQTTALLCFLKDADLYFKI, translated from the coding sequence ATGCAAATCTACAACGACCGCATTCCCCGCCGTAGAACGTTGAGAATCCTGAGAGTGGTGGTCGATTGCAACCTGAACTTCCAGCACCATTTCCACGAGGTGAAGAaaagctgtgccacccggttaaACCTCATAAAAACCATCTCCAAACCTCACCGGAGTAACAACCGAACGATCCGTTTACGggtggccaaagccatcatcaaTAGCCGCCTCACCTACAGTCTCGAAGTGACATGCCTGGCCAGAGATAAACTCATAAAAACTCTATCCCCGGTTTACAACAATGCACTACGGATTATCTCTGGTCTGCTACCATCAACACCAGCAGCCTCGGTATGCGCCGAAATAGCAGAACCtccgtttgacatttttgtggACGCGGCGATAGTTTCCAGAACTGCGAGCTTTCTCGCTAAAACCAGCGGAGATAAGGAGACACACCTGACTGTTTTAACGAACGAAATCTTGCAGCAGGTGACACACTCAAACCTCCCATCGATAGCTAAACAGCTTTGGTTTGGGACTAACGACTGGAGGTTGCCGGTGGTCCAAGTGGATGATACAATCAGGAACAACTTTCGAGCTGGGGCGAGCTCTGCGGGTCTGAAGCAAACCTTTGTCGAACTTGTCTCAAGAAAATATCACAATTATGAAATTCGCTACACGGACGGTTCCAAAGGGATGCAAGGATTTGGTTTCGGGGTAAGCGGTCATAATAACTCTCTTATTTCCAGCAAGAAGCTCGTCGACATTTGCCAGGTTTTCTCGGCCGGAGTCGCCGGAATATTTGAAGCTGCCACTATACCGTCAAGCAAATCGATCCTGATAGTTACCGACTCGGCTAGCGTCATCGATGCCGTTGGCGCGGCTATAACCAGGCATCCATGGATACAAGCTATCAGGAGGTATCTGCTGCCGGATACAGtcctcatgtgggtccccggacataGTGACATAGCCGGcaatgaagcggccgaccgtTTTGCTGGAATCGGTCACCTTGGACAACTTTTGACGCGCAAAGTACCGCTAGACGACATCAGACTATGGATCGCCAACACGTTCAAAATTTTTTGGGCGAAAAAATGGTCCGTTGAAGCGACGCTGTTCTTCCGGAGAATCAAAGGATTCATCACCAGATTCGAAGACGTCAAAACGATGAGACAGCAACGAATCTTATCCAGGTTAAGAACCGGCCACTGCAACATGTCACACAACTTCAACAGAGGACCCTTTCATCCCCTTTGTAACTTGTGCGAGGTTCGCAATTCAGTCGAACACATCCTCTGTATTTGCCCAAAGTATGAGAACCTCCGGAACTTACACGGGATCAGCGGGAGCATTCGAGATGTGCTTGGCGACGACCCTTCACAAACTACTGCACTGCTCTGTTTTTTGAAAGATGCCGATCTGTActttaaaatttga